A genomic segment from Spinacia oleracea cultivar Varoflay chromosome 3, BTI_SOV_V1, whole genome shotgun sequence encodes:
- the LOC110795977 gene encoding uncharacterized protein: MVYSVLDHIIPPTDETELCASLAAKAADLPFWKRLDVVVLQWIYATVSPDILTSILVVDDLAAYAWKRVHQIFLDNQNYRAASLETELTTTKRDEFSSIVAYYNRMKSIADQLANVGSPISDQCLVLRTLAERARDLESATALIVDDENASPPPSHHHGGNPNNHGRNSNNNYNNNRGRRNYNNRGKGNNNNNNHNRGCNSGRGSGQPNNHQPAVA; encoded by the exons ATGGTGTACTCGGTTCTTGACCATATCATCCCCCCTACGGATGAAACCGAACTCTGTGCTTCCCTTGCCGCCAAAGCTGCTGATCTCCCCTTCTGGAAACGCCTCGACGTTGTGGTTCTTCAATGGATTTATGCCACGGTTTCCCCGGATATTCTAACCTCCATTCTTGTCGTCGATGACCTAGCTGCATATGCTTGGAAGCGGGTTCATCAAATCTTTCTCGACAACCAGAATTACAGAGCAGCTTCTCTTGAAACGGAATTGACCACCACAAAAAGGGATGAGTTCTCCTCGATTGTTGCTTATTACAACCGCATGAAATCCATTGCTGACCAGTTAGCCAACGTTGGCTCCCCTATTTCTGACCAATGTTTGGTGTTGCGCACCCTTGCTG AACGTGCTCGGGATTTAGAATCTGCAACAGCTCTCATTGTGGATGATGAGAATGCCTCACCGCCTCCTTCGCATCATCATGGAGGTAATCCTAACAACCATGGTCGTAATTCCAATAACAATTACAATAATAATCGTGGAAGGAGGAATTACAATAATCGTGGAAAGggcaacaataataacaacaaccaCAATAGAGGCTGCAACTCCGGTCGCGGTAGTGGCCAACCCAATAACCACCAGCCCGCAGTGGCCTAG